The Streptomyces sp. A2-16 sequence CCGGGCGACCTCCAGACGGGCGAGCGGCCCGTGCGAGAGGACGGCGGTGAACACCTGTGAGGCGGCAGGGGTGTTGGCGGGAAAGGTCTCGGCGCTTGAGGTCGTGCGCATGGTCGGGAACCTAGGGGGATTCTTTTCCGACGTCAATAAAAGAAGCAGGATTGCCTGTGCCGTTGCTGTGATCAGCCAAGGAGAAGAGCCGTATGACATCAGCACGAGTGGTGGTCGGGACGGTGGCCGGGGCGGTCCTGCTGCCCCTTCTCACGGTCCCCGCCCACGCCGGAACGTCCGCGGCCCCGGCGGTGGACCTCGCGGGTCTGCGCAGCGTGTTGCGTACCGCGCAGGCGCAGGGCGCGCCGGGGTCGATGGCACGGGTCGACGACGGGGGCACCGTGTTCCGGGCCGCGGTGGGCGTGGCGGACCGCGGGAGCAAGCGGGCGATGGGCGAGGCCGACCGGTTCCGCATCGGCAGCGTCACCAAGACCTTCACCGCCGTCGTCCTGCTCCAACTGGTCGACGAGAAGAAGCTGAAGCTCGACGCGCCGGTCAACCGCTACCTGCCCGGGCTGCTGCCGGACGACCGGATCACGGTGCGGCACGTCCTGGGTCACCGCAGCGGCCTGTACGACTACACCAACGCCATGTTCGCCAAGACGGTCCCGGGGTTCGAGGCGGTCCGCAAGCAGGTCTTCACACCCGCGGAACTGGTGCGGCGCTCGCTGCGCCAACCGCGCACGAACGCGCCGGGCGCGGCGTACTCGTACTCGAACACCAACTTCGTCGTCGCCGGGATGCTCATCGAGAAGCTGACCGGCAATCCCGTGCGGACCGAGTACGAGAACCGCATCATCGGGCCGCTGAAGCTCGGCGACACGTTCTACGTGCACCCCGGCATGAAGATCCCCGGCCGTCACGCCCGCGGCTACCTCACCCCGGACGAGGCGGGCGCCCCGCTCGTCGACGCGACCGAACAGACCGTGTCGTGGGCGCAGAGCGCGGGCGCGCTCGTCTCCAGCACCCGGGACCTGAACACCTTCCTGTCCGCGCTGCTCGGGGGGCGGCTCACCTCGGCCGCACAACTGGCGCAGATGGAGCGGTGGATGCCGTCGGGGACCGCCCAGGCGTACGGACTCGGGCTGCGCCGCCGCGATCTGTCGTGCGGGGTCTCGGTGTACGGCCACACCGGTGCCGTGCAGGGCTTCTACACCTACGCGTTCGCCTCGAAGGACGGCAGGCGCACGCTCGCCGCGGTCGCCAACACGTCCAACAACGGCACGGTCCTCAACACGATGCTGCGCACCCTGGACTCCGCGTTCTGCGGCAAGTCGGTCAAGGCCCCCCTGGGCAAGGCCCCGCGCGGCAGGGCTCCGCTGGAGCGGCACGAGGACATGGCGCCGGCGGTCGCGCTGGACTGACCGCGCCCCGGGAACCCCCGCGCCCCGGTGTGCGTTCTTCCCGCGAACGACGACACCAGGGCGGCGCGATGAGCGAGTTGGTCCCCGGGGGCAATCTGCCCCTTCCCGAAGGGGCCGTCACCGTACGGGTGCCCGGCCCCTTCGACGTGTCCGCCCTCGTCACGGACGACGGCGGCAGGGTCCGGGGCGACGCGGACTTCGTGTTCTACAACCAGCCCTCCGCCCCCGGAGCCCGGCTCTCCGGCGATGCGCTGACCGTCGATCCCCGGCGGCTGCGCGCGGGTGCGAGCAGGGTCACGGTGGTCGTCAGCCCGGCCGACCCCGGCACTCCCCTGGGCCGGCTGCCCGCGCCGGTCCTGCAGGTCACGGGCGCCGGTGGCCGTGCGCTGGCCCGGTTCACGCCGGCGCGCCCCCGCCAGGAGACCGTGCTGCTGCTCGCGGAGATCTACCGGCGGGGCGACAGCTGGAAGCTGCGGGCGCTCGGGCAGGGGTACGCGGACGGACTCGCGGGGCTGGCGCGGGACTTCGGGGTGGATGTCGTGGACGACCCGCCGACGGCCACGGCTCCTGCCCCGTCGCTCACGGCACCGGGGACACCCCGGTCCGCCGTTCCCCCGGTACGGACACCCGCGGCCCGGACGCCCGTGGCATCAGGGCCGCGGACCGCTCCCGCTCCCGCTTTCCGGGCGTCCTCGGGATCACCGGCGCCCCGGCCGGTACCGCTGACGTCGCCCTCCCCCGCGCCCGAGCCGGCCGCCTTCCTCGCCCTGGTCAACTCCGCTCGCTCCAGGGCCGGTTCGCCCGCCGTCACGCTCGATTCCCGGCTCGGCGACGCCGCCCGCGCCCACGCCTCGGCCATGGCGTCGGCGGGCCGGCTCGGTGTCGAGAGCCCCGACGGCGTCTCGGTGTTCCAGCGGCTCACCGCCACCGGGTACGCGTACATCACCGTCGGCGAGCACCTGGTCTCAGGGCCCCGGGGTCCGGCCGAGCTCGTCGAGTACTGTCTGCGCACCGAACAGCCCCGGCGGACCCTGCACGACCCGGCCTTCAGCCACGTCGGCCTGGCCCGCGCCGCCGACGGGCGCTCCGGCGACACCTACTGGACAGCGCTGTGGGCCAGGCCGCTCACGCCCGCGGACCTGACGCGGACGGTCGACGAGGTGGTCGGCCTCACCAACCGCGAGCGCGCCGGGGCGGGCCTGCGGCCTCTCGCCGTCGACCCCCTTCTGGCCCGTGCCGCGCAGGCCTACAGCACGGACATGGCGGTGCGCGCGTTCTACTCCCACACCTCGCCCGAGGGCACCCAGCCCTGGGACCGGGCGGCCGCCGCGGGCTGCGACCGCCGCTCGATCGGGGAGAACATCGCGTGCGGCCAGCGCTCCGCCGCCGAGGTCGTCGAGGGCTGGATGAACAGCCCGGGGCACCGCGCCAACATCCTCAAGCCCGCGTTCACCCACATCGGGATCGGCTTCGCGGGCGGGGGCCCCGCGGGCACGTACTGGACCCAGATGTTCGGCGCCTGATGCGCGTATCGCACGGGATCTTGGCGGAGGGGATCCCTCCGGGCCAGGATGCCCCCATGAAGGGTGACCTCTTTTCCAATGAGCACATGGTGCAGCCGGCCACCGCGCCGGGCATGACGGTCGAGAACGCCAAGTGCATCCGGTACGCGGTGCACGGCGAGATGCTCGCCCGCCAGGGGGCGATGGTCGCCTATCGCGGCAATCTCCAGTTCGAGCGCAAGGGCCAGGGCGTCGGGGGCATGCTCAAGCGGGCCGTCACCGGCGAGGGACTGCCCCTGATGGCGGTGCGCGGGCAGGGCGAGGCCTGGTTCGCGCACGAGGCGCAGAACTGTTTCATCGTGGATGTGGAACCGGGCGACGAGTTCACGGTCAACGGCCGCAACGTCCTGTGTTTCGACGCCTCGTTGGCCTACCGCATCTCGACCGTGAAGGGCGCGGGCATCGCCGGCGGCGGTCTGTTCAACAGTGTCTTCACCGGCCACGGCAGGCTCGGCCTGGTCTGCGAGGGCAACCCCCTGGTGATCCCGGTCTCGCCGGAGTTCCCAGTGTACGTCGACACGGACGCGGTCGTCGGCTGGACGGCGGGCCTCAACACCTCGCTGCACCGCTCGCAGTCCATAGGGTCGATGCTGCGCGGCGGTTCCGGCGAGGCGGTGCAGCTGATGCTGCAGGGCTCGGGCTACGTCGTCGTACGACCGAGCGAGGCGACCCCGCAGAAGGCGCAGCAGCACTGAGCGCCCCGCAACAGTGTTGCGGCACTGCGGAGTTCCAGGCAGTGATCTGCGCCTCACAGGCAACCCGTCCGGCTCCGTCCACGTCTTGACCGGCAACGGATGACGCCCCGGCTCCCGGGCCGGGGCTCATTTTTCGAGGCACTATGCACACCATGTATACACAGCAGGTATAGATGAGGTGTATACGGACGGAAAGGCACGCATGTACGGCAAGGCATTCGCCCCGGAGTACCAGGGCGCGCTCACCACTCTCTCCGTGAACTCCTCCCTGGACGAGGTCCTGGCCACCGGCACCGAGCAGTTGAGAGCAGCAGAGCGGGCCGGACGGCACGGGGAGGCGGCGCGCTCCGGACTCGCGGTCGCCGAGGCGCAGCGCAGGCTCGGCCGGGTGGCCGACGCCGACCGGACCTGGAAGGCGAGTTACCGGGCCGCCCGCCGGGCCGGGGACACCGCGGGCATGGCCTGGGCACTGTGGAGCGGCGGCACCCTGGCCCGGCAGCGCGGCGGATTCGCCCTGGCCCGAAGGCTGCTGGGACTCGCGGCCGAACTCGGCGAGCGCGGCGGGGACGTCGTCGTGCGCGGCTACTCGCTGGCAGGCCTCGCCGAGACCGGCCGTATCCAGGGCGACTACGAGGCCGTCGGCCGGCTGCACGAGCAGTTGCTCGCCGAGGCCAGGCGGCGCGGCGAGGCACGGCACACGGTCTGGGCGCTGTCGGGCATCGCGCAGATGCACCGCAACACCGGGTCCTACGACACCGCGTTCGCCATGTTCGAGGAGGCGGCCGAGATCGCCGCGGGCGCCGAGGACCGGCGCGGTCACGCCTGGGCACTGCGGGGGCTCGCCGACCTCGTCTCGGTGCGCGACGGCGACACCGACCGGGCCCTCGCCCTGCTCTCCGAGGCGGAGACGACCTGCCGGGAGATGAACCTGTCCAGCGCGCTGGCCTACAACCACAAGATGCGCGGCAACGTCCACTACCGGGCCGGGCATTACCAGGAAGCCCGTGACCTGTACGAGCAGGCGCTCGCCGAGTTCCGCGCCATGAGCGAACCGCGCGGCGAGGCGCTGGCCCGGCTGGGGCTCGCCAAGTCCCTGGCCCGCCTGGGCCGCGACCGCGCCGAGACGGCCGCCGAACTGGACGATCTGGCCCGGACGCTGGAGCGCACGGGGCTGCGGCACGCGCGGGAGATGGTGGCGCGGGCGCAGGAGGAGTTCGGCGTGCGGACGGCGGCGGTAGCGTGACGACCCTCACTGCCCCCGAAGTCCTCACCCGCAGCCGCGAGTTGGTACGGCCCGCGCTCCAGGAGGCGGTCGGCCGGCTGCACCCCTGGGTGAGCGAGATGGCCGCCTACTCCTTCGGCTGGTGCGAGGTCGGCGGCGCCCCGGCCGCGGCGTCCGCCGGCAAGGGGGTGCGCCAGGCGCTCGCCGTGCTCGGTGCCGAGGCGGCCGGCGCGCCCGGACGGGCCGGGGTGCCCGCGGCGGTCGCGGTGGAGCTGGTGCACGTCTTCTCGCTGCTCCACGACGACATCATGGACGGCGACCCGGCCCGGCGCGGCCGCCCCACGGTGTGGAAGGCGTACGGCACCGGACCGGCCGTCCTCGCGGGCGACGCCCTGTTCGCCCTCGCCGTCGAGACCCTCGCCGACTCCGGCGCCGACGCCGTGCGCCTGCTGTCCACCGCACTGTCCGACCTGGTGCGCGGGCAGGCGGACGACCTCCTGTTCGCCACGCGCCCCTGGAGGGGGCCGGAACGGGTGCGGCCGGACGAGTACCGGGTCATGGCCGAGCACAAGACCGGGGCGCTGCTCGGCTGCGCGGCCGCACTGGGCGCCCTGCTCGGCGGCGCACCCCCGGCCGCGGTCGCCGCGCTGGACCGGGCCGGACGGCAGCTGGGGGTGGCGTTCCAGATCGTCGACGACGTCCTGGGCACCTGGGGCGATCCGCTGGTCACCGGCAAGCCCGTGCACGGCGATCTGCGGGAGCGCAAGAAGACCTTCCCGGTGCTTGCCGCCCTGGACTCACCGACTCCCGCGGCGGCGCGCCTGGCGCGGCTCCTGGAGTCGGACGGGGCTCCCGAGGAGATCGCGGCCCTGGTCGAGGAGTGCGGTGGCAGGGCGGCCGCCCTCGCCGAGTCACGCCGTCGTCTCGCGGCGGCGGAGACGGCGTACGAGCTGCGGCCCCTGCTGGACTACCTCCTGCGGCGCGATCTCTGATACCGAGTTGACCTGCGCGGTCGGTGGGGACAGGGTTCGAGAGGAGCTCTCCCGCCGGAAGGAACCGTCTTGATCGGGATCAAGGACATCGAGCAGCAGGCCGGACTGATCGCCGGACACGTCGTACGCACGCCGACCCTGCCCAGCCCCGGTCTGTCCGAGCTGCTCGGTGCTCCGGTCACCGTCAAGCTCGAACTGCTCCAGCGCACCGGCTCGTTCAAGGCGCGCGGGGCGACGGCCAAGCTGCTGTCGCTGAGCGAGGCGGAGCGGGCGGCCGGGGTCGTGGCGGTCAGCGGCGGCAACCACGGGATCGCCCTCGCCCACATGGCGGCGGCGCTCGACGTCAAGGCCACGGTGGTCATGCCGCGTTCGGCACCCGCCCGGTCCGTGGAGCTCGTGACGGCGGCCGGAGCCTCGCTGCGGCTGACCGACGACATGGACGGCGCCTTCTCCCTGGTGAACCGGCTACGGGACGAGGGACTGACACTGGTCCACCCCTTCGACGACCCGGTGGTGATCACCGGGCAGGGGACGGTCGGGCTGGAGTTCGCCGAGGACGCGGGCGACGTCACCGACGTCCTCGTCAGCGTCGGGGGCGGCGGCCTGATCGCCGGGGTCGCTGCGGCACTGCGGGCGCGGCGTCCCGGTGTCCGGGTCTGGGGCGTGGAGACCGAGGGCGCCGAGGCCATGTCCCGGGCGCTCGCCGCGGGGGCACCCGTGCCGGTCGCGCTGTCCTCCCTGGTCTCCACGCTGAGTGCCCCGTCCGTCTCGCAGCTGACCTACGACCATGTGGCGGCTCTGGTCACCGAGGTCCTCGTGGTCCCCGACCGGGAGGCCGTGCGGGGCTGCCTCGACCTCGCCGACCACGCCAAGGTGTGGGGCGAACCAGCGGCCGGGTGCCTTCTGCCCGCCGCCCGGACGGTGCTGGAGCGCGTCGGCGAGGACTGCCGGCTGGGCCTGGTCGTGTGCGGGGGCAACGCGACCACCACGGACGTCATGGCCTGGGCCGGGCGGTTCGGACTGCGGTGAGGGACGTGTCCGACCGTGTTCGTTCCACTGACTTCTGAGTCAGAAACCGAGCAACCAGAAAGCGGATTCCAACGGTTGACGATGTGATTGAACATATCCCGCCGCACCCCCCGTACCTCTGTGAAAGGTGAGAGCCAGGGGTTCAGCGAGGGATGACATGGTCAAGGCGCACGTCTCCACACACGAGTTGGTCGCCGGACGGTACCGGCCCCTGGACGTCCTGCACCGCGAGACCAATCGGACCTGCTGGTACGGCGAGGACACGGCGGCCGAACGCCCCTGCCTGCTGACCGAGATCGTGCTGCCGGCCGGCACCGACGAGGAGACCTCGCTGCGGACCGCCGCGGGAGTGGTCCGGATGTCCAAGACCATGCGGCTGGTCTCCCCCGGCCGGATCGCCGCCGTCGTCGACGCGGTGGCCCAGGAGGGCGTCCTGTGGACCGTCACCGAGCCGATCGACGGCGTCCCGCTCGGCGAACTCCTCGGCCGGCAGGGAACGTTCGACCATGTACGGGCGGCCCGCATCGGCCTGGAGCTGCTGGAGGTACTGGAGGCGGCGCACGGCGAGGGCATCACCCACGGTGAACTCAGCCCGGGCCAGGTGTTCGTGCACCACCGGGGCTCCGTCATCGTCACCGGCTGGGGCCTGGCCGGCGCGACCCTGGCCCCGAGGCTCTCGGCACCGTCGTACGCCTCCCCCGAACAGGCCCGTGACGAGCGCATCGGCCCGGCCGCGGACCTGTGGGCGCTCGGCGCGATCCTCTACACGCTCGTGGAGGGACGTCCGCCCTTCCGCGACCGCGACCGTCCCGCGGCCACCCTGAAGGGGGTCGACCGGCTGCCGCTGAGGGCCCCGGTGCGGGCCGGGCCGCTCACCCAGACCGTGCAGGGGCTGCTGCGCAAGAGCTCCCAGGAGCGGCTGAGCCGCTCGGCCGTGCGGAGCGCCCTGCTGCGGGTCCTCGACGAGGGCCACGAGGCGGAGGCGCCGCAGGAGTCCAGGTCCCGGCTGCGCGTCCTGCACGGCGCGGCCCCCGGCCGCAGCAGCCGTCTCCTGGTCGCGGGGACCGCGCTGGCCGTCGTCACGGTGGCCGCCGCCGTCCTCACGGTGACCAAGGCGCTGCCCGGCGGCGACGGTGCCACGGCCGGTGAGGCGACCGCCCCGTCCGCGACGGCCTCCGCGCCCGTGCCGCAGCCCCCGCTCCCTTCCCCCTCGGTCACGGCATCCGGAAACCGCACCGACGAGCGCTCCGAGCCGCCCGCGTCGCCGACACCCACCCCCAAGCCCACTCCGAGCAGGACGGTCGGTCCCACCGCGGGCACGGGACTGCCGCCCGGGTACAGCGAGTACCACTCCCCCGAGGGCTTCTCCGTGGCCCTCCCCAAGGGCTGGAAGCCGCTGGAGACCCAGCGCCAGGAGAACCTGGCGTACCGCGTCACCTTCGGCGCCCCCGGCGACCCGCGTACGCTCGCCGTGACCTACAGCAAGGCCGTCGGCGACGACGCCGTGGCGGTGTGGCGCGACGACGTGGAACCGGGGCTGCGGGACAACCCCGGCTACGAGCGCCTCGGTGACATCCGCGCGACGACCTACCAGGGCCGCGAGGCCGCCGACATGCAGTGGGTCGAGGAGGTCGACGGCACCCGGGTGCGCACCTTCGGCCGCGGATTCCTCATCGGTGGGGGCCGCGGCTACTCACTGCGCTGGACGACGCCCGCGGCCGACTGGGCGGACACCGCGAACCGGCAGGCGCTGGACACCTTCCTGAGCACCCTTCACGTGCCCTCGGACTGAACCGGCGCCCGCATCCGCCGCAGCGGACCGGCGTGCAGGGGCTGGGTGCGCCAGCGCGCGGTGAACGTGCGGTCCCCGAGCGAGCACGTCACCAGCAGGTGGTGCGGTGTCTCCAGGAACGCCACGTCGACGACGAGGGTCTCCGCGTCGGTCCAGCCACCGCTCACCGCGACCGGCACCGGTTCCTCGACGACCGTCCAGCCGCTCTCCCCGGCTGCCGGCGCCAGTTCCAGCCGGTCGCCGTCGTCCACGAGGGTCACCCGGCCACCCGGGTCCACCTCGATCGCGGTCAGGGTCGGCTGGTCGACGCACGTGCCGCCGTGGGGCGTGAAGACGGTGTTCCGGTCCTGCGCTCGGTCGGCGGGGGCGGGCTTGCCCTCGGCGGACGGCACGGCGAGCCGTGTCAGACGGTCGGCCAGGGCCACGTCCGCCGCCTCACCGCCGGGCAGCGGGCCGGCGCCGAACGCGGGGAGCAGATGCTCCCAGGCCAGGTCCAGGACCTTCTGCATGTCCACGGTCTCCGACGTGATCGCGAGCACCGCGTCCTGCTCGGGCAGCACCACGCAGAACTGCCCATAGGCCCCGTCCCCGCGGTACCCGTGCCGTGACATCCAGAACTGGAAGCCGTAGCCCTGCTGCCAGTCCGACCAGCCGCCCACCACCGGTGCCTCATGCGCGATCTGGACGCGTGTCGCCTCGGCCACCCACGACTCGGGCAGCAGCCGCTCGCCCTCCCAGACCCCGCCCCGCAGATGGAGCTGGCCGAGCCGGGCGATCGCGTCGGTGGTGGCGTGCAGCCCGCTGAAGCCGAGCTCGCGGCCCCTGCGGTCGGCGATCCAGGCCACCTCGCCGATGCCGAGCGGCTCGAACAGCCGGGGCCGCAGGTACTCGGTGAGCTTCTGCCCCGTGACCCGCTGGACGACAGCGGCGAGGGTGTAGGTGGCGGGCTGGTTGTAGGCGAAGACGGTGCCGGGGTCCCGGTCCGGCGGGACCAGCAAAAAGCCCCGGACGAGTTCGTCGCTGTCCAGAGCGCGCGCCCGGTCCAGCGTCTCCTCGGCATGCCCGCTGGCCATGGACGCCACGTGGCGTACCAGCATCGTGCGGCTGCGCGGGTCGG is a genomic window containing:
- a CDS encoding serine hydrolase domain-containing protein, which gives rise to MTSARVVVGTVAGAVLLPLLTVPAHAGTSAAPAVDLAGLRSVLRTAQAQGAPGSMARVDDGGTVFRAAVGVADRGSKRAMGEADRFRIGSVTKTFTAVVLLQLVDEKKLKLDAPVNRYLPGLLPDDRITVRHVLGHRSGLYDYTNAMFAKTVPGFEAVRKQVFTPAELVRRSLRQPRTNAPGAAYSYSNTNFVVAGMLIEKLTGNPVRTEYENRIIGPLKLGDTFYVHPGMKIPGRHARGYLTPDEAGAPLVDATEQTVSWAQSAGALVSSTRDLNTFLSALLGGRLTSAAQLAQMERWMPSGTAQAYGLGLRRRDLSCGVSVYGHTGAVQGFYTYAFASKDGRRTLAAVANTSNNGTVLNTMLRTLDSAFCGKSVKAPLGKAPRGRAPLERHEDMAPAVALD
- a CDS encoding CAP domain-containing protein, encoding MSELVPGGNLPLPEGAVTVRVPGPFDVSALVTDDGGRVRGDADFVFYNQPSAPGARLSGDALTVDPRRLRAGASRVTVVVSPADPGTPLGRLPAPVLQVTGAGGRALARFTPARPRQETVLLLAEIYRRGDSWKLRALGQGYADGLAGLARDFGVDVVDDPPTATAPAPSLTAPGTPRSAVPPVRTPAARTPVASGPRTAPAPAFRASSGSPAPRPVPLTSPSPAPEPAAFLALVNSARSRAGSPAVTLDSRLGDAARAHASAMASAGRLGVESPDGVSVFQRLTATGYAYITVGEHLVSGPRGPAELVEYCLRTEQPRRTLHDPAFSHVGLARAADGRSGDTYWTALWARPLTPADLTRTVDEVVGLTNRERAGAGLRPLAVDPLLARAAQAYSTDMAVRAFYSHTSPEGTQPWDRAAAAGCDRRSIGENIACGQRSAAEVVEGWMNSPGHRANILKPAFTHIGIGFAGGGPAGTYWTQMFGA
- a CDS encoding AIM24 family protein, translating into MKGDLFSNEHMVQPATAPGMTVENAKCIRYAVHGEMLARQGAMVAYRGNLQFERKGQGVGGMLKRAVTGEGLPLMAVRGQGEAWFAHEAQNCFIVDVEPGDEFTVNGRNVLCFDASLAYRISTVKGAGIAGGGLFNSVFTGHGRLGLVCEGNPLVIPVSPEFPVYVDTDAVVGWTAGLNTSLHRSQSIGSMLRGGSGEAVQLMLQGSGYVVVRPSEATPQKAQQH
- a CDS encoding tetratricopeptide repeat protein, with product MYGKAFAPEYQGALTTLSVNSSLDEVLATGTEQLRAAERAGRHGEAARSGLAVAEAQRRLGRVADADRTWKASYRAARRAGDTAGMAWALWSGGTLARQRGGFALARRLLGLAAELGERGGDVVVRGYSLAGLAETGRIQGDYEAVGRLHEQLLAEARRRGEARHTVWALSGIAQMHRNTGSYDTAFAMFEEAAEIAAGAEDRRGHAWALRGLADLVSVRDGDTDRALALLSEAETTCREMNLSSALAYNHKMRGNVHYRAGHYQEARDLYEQALAEFRAMSEPRGEALARLGLAKSLARLGRDRAETAAELDDLARTLERTGLRHAREMVARAQEEFGVRTAAVA
- a CDS encoding polyprenyl synthetase family protein: MTTLTAPEVLTRSRELVRPALQEAVGRLHPWVSEMAAYSFGWCEVGGAPAAASAGKGVRQALAVLGAEAAGAPGRAGVPAAVAVELVHVFSLLHDDIMDGDPARRGRPTVWKAYGTGPAVLAGDALFALAVETLADSGADAVRLLSTALSDLVRGQADDLLFATRPWRGPERVRPDEYRVMAEHKTGALLGCAAALGALLGGAPPAAVAALDRAGRQLGVAFQIVDDVLGTWGDPLVTGKPVHGDLRERKKTFPVLAALDSPTPAAARLARLLESDGAPEEIAALVEECGGRAAALAESRRRLAAAETAYELRPLLDYLLRRDL
- a CDS encoding threonine/serine dehydratase; translation: MIGIKDIEQQAGLIAGHVVRTPTLPSPGLSELLGAPVTVKLELLQRTGSFKARGATAKLLSLSEAERAAGVVAVSGGNHGIALAHMAAALDVKATVVMPRSAPARSVELVTAAGASLRLTDDMDGAFSLVNRLRDEGLTLVHPFDDPVVITGQGTVGLEFAEDAGDVTDVLVSVGGGGLIAGVAAALRARRPGVRVWGVETEGAEAMSRALAAGAPVPVALSSLVSTLSAPSVSQLTYDHVAALVTEVLVVPDREAVRGCLDLADHAKVWGEPAAGCLLPAARTVLERVGEDCRLGLVVCGGNATTTDVMAWAGRFGLR
- a CDS encoding serine/threonine-protein kinase, whose translation is MVKAHVSTHELVAGRYRPLDVLHRETNRTCWYGEDTAAERPCLLTEIVLPAGTDEETSLRTAAGVVRMSKTMRLVSPGRIAAVVDAVAQEGVLWTVTEPIDGVPLGELLGRQGTFDHVRAARIGLELLEVLEAAHGEGITHGELSPGQVFVHHRGSVIVTGWGLAGATLAPRLSAPSYASPEQARDERIGPAADLWALGAILYTLVEGRPPFRDRDRPAATLKGVDRLPLRAPVRAGPLTQTVQGLLRKSSQERLSRSAVRSALLRVLDEGHEAEAPQESRSRLRVLHGAAPGRSSRLLVAGTALAVVTVAAAVLTVTKALPGGDGATAGEATAPSATASAPVPQPPLPSPSVTASGNRTDERSEPPASPTPTPKPTPSRTVGPTAGTGLPPGYSEYHSPEGFSVALPKGWKPLETQRQENLAYRVTFGAPGDPRTLAVTYSKAVGDDAVAVWRDDVEPGLRDNPGYERLGDIRATTYQGREAADMQWVEEVDGTRVRTFGRGFLIGGGRGYSLRWTTPAADWADTANRQALDTFLSTLHVPSD
- a CDS encoding serine hydrolase domain-containing protein, with translation MSSLPTSTPAAQGVDAAGIQAFLDALEAEPNLHPHSLMLLRHGQVVASGWWAPYAPDRPQLLYSLSKSFTATAAGFAVAEGLIRLDDPVISYFPEFEADITDPRSRTMLVRHVASMASGHAEETLDRARALDSDELVRGFLLVPPDRDPGTVFAYNQPATYTLAAVVQRVTGQKLTEYLRPRLFEPLGIGEVAWIADRRGRELGFSGLHATTDAIARLGQLHLRGGVWEGERLLPESWVAEATRVQIAHEAPVVGGWSDWQQGYGFQFWMSRHGYRGDGAYGQFCVVLPEQDAVLAITSETVDMQKVLDLAWEHLLPAFGAGPLPGGEAADVALADRLTRLAVPSAEGKPAPADRAQDRNTVFTPHGGTCVDQPTLTAIEVDPGGRVTLVDDGDRLELAPAAGESGWTVVEEPVPVAVSGGWTDAETLVVDVAFLETPHHLLVTCSLGDRTFTARWRTQPLHAGPLRRMRAPVQSEGT